The proteins below are encoded in one region of Hordeum vulgare subsp. vulgare chromosome 3H, MorexV3_pseudomolecules_assembly, whole genome shotgun sequence:
- the LOC123443208 gene encoding abscisic acid receptor PYL9-like, with amino-acid sequence MSLVAQRMPASGCAAWPIVRNFGNPQRYTHFVRTSALVAGDEASIGKAWEDTVVSGLPTSTSSERLEILDDGRHILSFSIVDGEHCLCNYRSVSSVTEILLGPYRAVVESYVVPDG; translated from the coding sequence ATGTCGCTGGTGGCGCAGCGCATGCCGGCGTCGGGGTGCGCGGCGTGGCCCATCGTGCGCAACTTCGGCAACCCGCAGCGATACACGCACTTCGTGCGCACCAGTGCGCTCGTGGCCGGCGACGAGGCCAGCATCGGCAAGGCCTGGGAAGACACCGTTGTGTCTGGCCTCCCGACCTCCACCAGCTCCGAGCGCCTCGAGATACTCGACGACGGCCGTCATATCCTCAGCTTCAGCATCGTCGACGGTGAGCACTGCCTCTGCAACTACCGCTCCGTATCCTCCGTCACCGAGATCCTGCTGGGCCCCTACCGTGCTGTCGTCGAGTCCTATGTCGTTCCTGATGGCTAG